The Verrucomicrobiota bacterium region CCGGGCCGGCGGGCTCATGATTGGACGTGGAGCCATCCGCAATCCCTGGATCTTTCGGCAGATTCGTGACGCGCTCAACGGTTTGCCCGCCCGCCAACCCGCGGGCTTCGAAGTGTTCGAATACATTCAAACCCTCTACCACGCGGTCCGACCGCCTCAATGCACCGAGCGATCCCAAGTGCAAAAGATGAAGAAATATCTCAACTTCATCGCCCTCGGCGCGGAACCCACCGGACAATTTCTCCATGACATCCGCCGGGCCGAAACCGAGCGTGACTTTTTCGCCGTCTGCCGCGCCTTCCTCGACCATCGACTCCCCATGCCGTTGGAACCCTTCCCGCTCCCCCTCAAGGATTCCGACATCCTGTCCGGGGTGCATGCTTGAACCGTGCTGCTGGCTTTTCACAAACCTTACGGAGTGCTGTCTCAATTCACTCCAGACGGATCTCCCAATCGCACTCTTTCCGCATTTGGATTCCCCCGAGAGGTGTATCCACTGGGGAGGCTCGACGCCGACTCGGAAGGACTCCTGTTGCTGAGCGAGGAAGCGGGCCTGAACACCCGCCTTCTCCATCCCGGCCAACAGCATCTCCGCGCCTACTGGGTGCAGGTCGAGGGCATCCCAACTGAATCCGCGCTCGCCGCGCTGCGGTCCGGGGTCGAGGTGCAAGGACGACGCACACTTCCTTGTTCGGTCCGGATCATTCCTCCACCCCGCGTGGCGGATCGTCATCCGCCTGTCCGCGCCCGAAAAACAGTTCCGGACACCTGGCTTGAGCTCGAACTTTCAGAGGGAAAAAACCGCCAGGTCAGACGGATGACGGCCGCCGTCGGCCATCCCACACTTCGACTCCTGCGATTCCGCATCGGTCGATTCGAGTTGGGCGAACTTGGACCAGGCCAGTGGGTGAAACTGAAGGAATCAGAACGGCGCCTCGTCTTGGCTCAACCCGATCGATCGTCTCCCGACCGAATCAGCTCGCCGCGCGGTCTTCATTGAGTCTCACCGTGGCTTCACGGCACCACCGCAATCATGTCCATCGAAATGGAAGCTCCGGGCAGGCCAATTCCCGGCACCATGGCTTTGGAAGCCGACGGTGGCCGGCGGGGATCATAATAGCGGGGGCGCAGTTCGTTGAGCTTGGCACTGACCTCGGGCAGCGAGACGAAGTAGGTGGCCTTGATCAGATGTTGAAAATCGCTTCGCCAAGGTTCGAGAACATGACGCAGTGAATCAAACATGGACTCCACCTGCCGCCCCGCTTCCACCCCCGATTCCCCCACGAGACTCGAGGTGTAAATCCGCCTGGCCCCATGGACCACCGCCACGCGGCTGAAGACGGGCGACGCCGACATCCAAGGAGGGGTGATGAATTCGACCGGAGACTGGGCGGTTGAGGATTGCTTTGGCGCCGACGCCACAATCTCGATTTCAATGGGGAGGTTGCTCAGCCATTCGACCAGGACCAAGGGCGGTGCCAATTGCGGATGAAAATATTCCCTCACCAACCGCCTCACCGCTTCGGCTTGGTTCATGGGAGACATAAACGCTTTGAGTTGGACGACGTCCGTGCGTCCCAATCCCAGGTGACCCAGCGTGCGCTCCAAACTGGCCAGGGTCTTCCGCGTCGCGACTTCCAGAGAGCCGGGTTCGGCCTGGCCTGCCACGAACACCGCAGGGCCGGAGGGCAGCATGGCGGCGCTCGCAACACTGGTGGCGCCTTCCACCGCGCGGAATTGCCGAGCGGATGGGCCGGCTTTGGCCAGGGGAACCGCGATCGCGTCGAGCCCCACCAGCGAATCCGGATCGGCCAAAGCCCCCACGGCCATGCTCAGGGCGGGCGCGGCTCCGGGACTCCAACGCCTTGCCAGAACTCTCATGCCATGCCGGCAGGCATCCAGGTTGGCGGCGACCAAATGCACCCGAACGACCGTGGCATCCTCGCCTCCCGCCTGTCGAACGGCGCCGAGCATTTGATCCGCCACCCACTCCATCTGGCGGGAGGCATCGCCCTTGGCCACCGCGTGTCCCCGGGTGTCGCGCGCGAAAAACTGGCCGGTGTGAATCAAGGGCCGGCTCTCGATCAACACCGCCTCCGAAAACCCGGACAGCGTCCGCGAAGCAATCCGCTTGAGCTCGACATCTCCCGCCTCCACCGCCCGAGCGCACAGCAAACTCAAGGCAAGACAAACACTTGGGATCATCAAACTCGAATGAAACTCGAGGGAGGCCGGCCGGGACATGGCGTGATCTCACACGAGGAGAAGACGTGGGATCAATCCTTTCCGCAGCCGTTCTCATTTTGACTGATCAAGGTAGGGCGCGCACTCCGCTGCGCGCCGAAACCGGGTGTTTCCAAAGGCGGCGCGCACGGAGTGACGCGCCCTACCCACCAAAATGAGAACGGCTCTACTTTCCGGAATTCTCATTGCGCGATTCCCGCCCATTCGTTCATGGTCTGCGCTCATCCAATCATGAAAAGCCTGACGTTCCTCCGCGTGGCCGCCTTCGCGCTGGCCGTGGGTTTCCAAGCCGCTCTTTCGGCCGCCGCGTATCAACCCAAGCTCGGCATCCAATCCTGGACCTTGCGCGAGATGAATTTCGAGCAAGCGCTCGAATTCGCCTCCAAGCACAAACTCAAATACATTCAGTGTACCAACAAGCACATTGATCCGCTGGCGCCCTTGGAGGAGTCCCTCAAGCAGAAGGCCCAACTGGAGGCGCGCGGCATTCAGTTTTACACCTTCGGCGTCGCCGGAACTTCCATGAACAAGGAGGAAAACCGCAAACTCTTCCAATTCGCCAAGGCCATGGGGATCAAACTCATCATCGTCGAGCCCCGCGAAGCCGCCCAATGGGACAACCTGGAGGAACTGGTGAAGGAATACGACATCAAGCTGGGAATCCATAACCACGGATTGAATTCCGTCTACGGCCATCCCGACACGGTAAAAAAGATCTTGAACGCCCGCGACGCCCGCATCGGAGTCTGCCTGGACGTGGGCCACGTCACGGGGGCGGGATTCGACGCCGACAAGGTCTTTCGCGAGTACCAAGGACGCGTCTTCGACATCCATCTCAAAGACAAGAAGATCGAGCAGGTCGATGGAAAGCCGACGATTGTGGATGTTCACATAGGCTCCGGCAGCTCGAATTACGCGGGGTTGTTCGAGGAACTGCGCAAAGCGCGCTGGGATGGCGTGCTGGCCATCGAGACAGACAACCCGCTTTACGCCCGCATGCCCGAGGAATACGTGAGCCGGGCGATCGAGTTCGTGAAAAAGCATCATCCTTGATCGCTTTTTGAGGCGCACGAAAAGCGCTCAAGAAAGACTTTGACTTGTCCGATCTCGTCACTAGAGTCCAAGCCGCTTTCGGACTGGGGTCGTAGCTCAGTTGGTAGAGCACCACAATGGCATTGTGGGGGTCAGGAGTTCGAATCTCCTCGGCTCCACCATCCTCTTCGGACTGGATCCGCCACGGATTCAAGCCCTGGGACGGTGACCTCCGAAATCGGGTCTATCAGCCTTCCTTCTTCCGTTCCCATCGCAGAATTCCCCGCCCGTCCCGAATGACGCTCCACGGTGCATCCCGATGTTGCCGGTGATGCAGGTAGGGCGCGTCCGTCCCGGCGCGCCGCCAGAGCATGATGTTTTGCATCCAGTGGGCGGCGGCCTGGGACAGGCCCGCCCTACCAACAACATCGGGATACACGATCGGAGACCCGCCGCAGCGCGCGGACAAGTCGGAAGACTCCAGATTGTTCAACGTGCGGCGGCGGGTCGAGGGACGACCCCGCTGCGCTCCGGGGCAAAATGAGAATCCCTGTGTGGCGAACGACTTCCCTTGTGCAATCCCCGAGATCCGTGGCAAACTTCCCAATAGAATTCGCATGATTGGCTCTATGATCCTCTCTTTTTCGCGTTCACTACCGGCACGCTTGCTGCGGCTCGCGCTTCTGGCGGCTTCGACGTCGGGATTGGGAACGGGATTAAGTCTCGCGGCGGCTGCCAAGATCAATTTTACCAAGGATATCGAGCCCATCCTCGTCAAGAAATGCAGCGAATGCCACGGTCCGGACGCTCAAAAAAGCGGCTTGCGGCTGGACCTCAAATCGGCGGCTTTCAAGGGGGGCAAGTCCGGCAAATCCGCCATTGTCCCCGGTAAAAGTGCGGAGAGCGACCTGATCGCCCGCGTCACCACCACCGATGCGGACGAGGTCATGCCGCCTAAGGGAGATCGATTGACACCCGCCGAAATCAGTTCTCTGCGGCAATGGATCGATCAGGGGGCGGATTGGCCGGAGTGGGATCCCTCGAAGCATTGGTCCTTTACCGCGCTGCGAAAGCCCGTTCCCCCGACGCTGCCTTCTGTCCGAAAACGAATCCACAACGAGATCGACCGTTTCATCCTGGCCAAGCTTCAGCGCGAAGGACTCAAGCCGGCCGCTGAAGCGGATCGCCCTACGCTGATCCGCCGGCTCACGCTTGATCTCACCGGCCTGCCCCCGACCTGGTCCGAAGTTCAAACGTTTGTGAACGACAAGCGAGCGGATGCTTACGAGCGGTTGGTTGATCGGTTGCTGGATTCCGAGCACTACGGCGAGCACATGGCCCGCTGGTGGCTGGATCTCGCCCGCTACGCCGATTCCAACGGCTATCAAATCGACAGCACGCGCTCGATGTGGCCCTACCGGGATTGGGTGATCCGGGCGTTCAATGAAAACATGCCCTTTGACCGGTTCACGATCGAGCAACTTGCGGGCGACCTGATCCCCAACGCGACCCTGCAACAAATCATTGCCACGGGATTCAATCGCAATACGAAGATCAACGACGAGGGCGGCAGCGACAACGAGGAGCACCGGGTCAAGGCGGTGAAGGATCGTGTCGCCACCGTGGGGACCACCTGGCTCGGGCTCACCATGATGTGCGCAGAATGCCATACCCACAAATATGATCCGATCACCCATGAGGAATACTATCGCTTCTACGCGTTCTTCAACCATACCGAGGACCGCGGCAGCCACTCGCTCGAACCCACCGTGCCTGTCCCGGCACCTCCCGTGCAGGCTCAAGTGGATTTCCTTCACCGCGATATTCAGCGCGTCAAGAACCTGATCGCCCGGGAGGAAGCTTCCGCTCCCGCCCGCCAGCAGGCGTGGGAACAAAGCCGTGCTTCGACCGGCAACGTTTGGACCCCTCTCGTTCTGACCAACCTTCTCTCGAATGGCGGCTCGTCCTACACCAACCTGCCTGACCACTCCGTCCTGGGCACCGGCATCAATCCGATTTACGACACCATCACCTTCGAGGCGGAAACGACCGACTCAGCCATCACCGCGGTTCTGCTCGAGGTGCTGCCCGATCCTTCCCTTCCCAAGAAGGGTCCCGGCCGCTGGCGCGAAACCGGAAATTTCATTCTGGATGAATTCGGGGTGTCCGTCTCTGGAACGGGTTCGAGCGGCGCTCCGGTTCCGGTGTCGTTCGGCACCGCCATGGCCGACTGGGAGCAACGATACTACCGGGCGGAACACGCCATTGACCGCAATCCGAAGACCGGCTGGGCGATCGGCCCCCAATTCGGCAAACCTCACTTTCTGATCGTGACGTTCAAGGAGCCCGTCGGCGGGCCCCAAGGAACCCGACTGCATTTTCGCTTCGACCATTATCACGGCAGCAGCCACACCATCGGGAGATTTCGTCTCTCCGTCACGACCCAGAAAGATCCGGCCAAGCTTTGGCCCGTGCCCGGCGAGATCGACGCCATCCTGGCTTCGACTTCCTCCAGTCGCTCGATCGAGGAACTCGCGCGCGTCAGGGAATTTTTCCGCGGACTCGATCCCGCTCTGCGCTCGCTCGATCGTGAACTTTACCGTTTGAACAAACGCGAGCTGGATTTGGCCAGTTCGAAGTATTCCACCCTGGTGATGAAGGAACGGTCCGAGCCCCGCGAAAC contains the following coding sequences:
- a CDS encoding DUF1549 domain-containing protein, which codes for MMFCIQWAAAWDRPALPTTSGYTIGDPPQRADKSEDSRLFNVRRRVEGRPRCAPGQNENPCVANDFPCAIPEIRGKLPNRIRMIGSMILSFSRSLPARLLRLALLAASTSGLGTGLSLAAAAKINFTKDIEPILVKKCSECHGPDAQKSGLRLDLKSAAFKGGKSGKSAIVPGKSAESDLIARVTTTDADEVMPPKGDRLTPAEISSLRQWIDQGADWPEWDPSKHWSFTALRKPVPPTLPSVRKRIHNEIDRFILAKLQREGLKPAAEADRPTLIRRLTLDLTGLPPTWSEVQTFVNDKRADAYERLVDRLLDSEHYGEHMARWWLDLARYADSNGYQIDSTRSMWPYRDWVIRAFNENMPFDRFTIEQLAGDLIPNATLQQIIATGFNRNTKINDEGGSDNEEHRVKAVKDRVATVGTTWLGLTMMCAECHTHKYDPITHEEYYRFYAFFNHTEDRGSHSLEPTVPVPAPPVQAQVDFLHRDIQRVKNLIAREEASAPARQQAWEQSRASTGNVWTPLVLTNLLSNGGSSYTNLPDHSVLGTGINPIYDTITFEAETTDSAITAVLLEVLPDPSLPKKGPGRWRETGNFILDEFGVSVSGTGSSGAPVPVSFGTAMADWEQRYYRAEHAIDRNPKTGWAIGPQFGKPHFLIVTFKEPVGGPQGTRLHFRFDHYHGSSHTIGRFRLSVTTQKDPAKLWPVPGEIDAILASTSSSRSIEELARVREFFRGLDPALRSLDRELYRLNKRELDLASSKYSTLVMKERSEPRETFVQVRGNFLEKGPSVTPGTPAFLPPLPPGAGSDRLALAQWLVDPRNPLPARVTVNRLWERFFGTGLAQTSDDLGRQGEAPSHPELLDWLAAEWIAHGWDFKSIQKTMVLSATYRQNAAADKAKLEKDPYNRWLARGPRFRMDAEMIRDQALAVSGLLNPAIGGPSVHPVQVPNLWKEIGFLRPELGMDEWPLSTGPDLYRRGVYTYWRRVCTYPVFAVFDAPSREVCTARRPRTNTPLQALAALNDSTLLEAARGLAERVLSEGGSGARQQLEFAFRTALSRIPTRAERQRLLGYLEQQIKSFSADPESARLLAATGQAPRRGPWRDADVAAWMMVANVLFNLDENLTKG
- a CDS encoding pseudouridine synthase; the encoded protein is MLLAFHKPYGVLSQFTPDGSPNRTLSAFGFPREVYPLGRLDADSEGLLLLSEEAGLNTRLLHPGQQHLRAYWVQVEGIPTESALAALRSGVEVQGRRTLPCSVRIIPPPRVADRHPPVRARKTVPDTWLELELSEGKNRQVRRMTAAVGHPTLRLLRFRIGRFELGELGPGQWVKLKESERRLVLAQPDRSSPDRISSPRGLH
- a CDS encoding RidA family protein translates to MSRPASLEFHSSLMIPSVCLALSLLCARAVEAGDVELKRIASRTLSGFSEAVLIESRPLIHTGQFFARDTRGHAVAKGDASRQMEWVADQMLGAVRQAGGEDATVVRVHLVAANLDACRHGMRVLARRWSPGAAPALSMAVGALADPDSLVGLDAIAVPLAKAGPSARQFRAVEGATSVASAAMLPSGPAVFVAGQAEPGSLEVATRKTLASLERTLGHLGLGRTDVVQLKAFMSPMNQAEAVRRLVREYFHPQLAPPLVLVEWLSNLPIEIEIVASAPKQSSTAQSPVEFITPPWMSASPVFSRVAVVHGARRIYTSSLVGESGVEAGRQVESMFDSLRHVLEPWRSDFQHLIKATYFVSLPEVSAKLNELRPRYYDPRRPPSASKAMVPGIGLPGASISMDMIAVVP
- a CDS encoding sugar phosphate isomerase/epimerase, yielding MVCAHPIMKSLTFLRVAAFALAVGFQAALSAAAYQPKLGIQSWTLREMNFEQALEFASKHKLKYIQCTNKHIDPLAPLEESLKQKAQLEARGIQFYTFGVAGTSMNKEENRKLFQFAKAMGIKLIIVEPREAAQWDNLEELVKEYDIKLGIHNHGLNSVYGHPDTVKKILNARDARIGVCLDVGHVTGAGFDADKVFREYQGRVFDIHLKDKKIEQVDGKPTIVDVHIGSGSSNYAGLFEELRKARWDGVLAIETDNPLYARMPEEYVSRAIEFVKKHHP